One genomic window of Aliiroseovarius sp. M344 includes the following:
- the greA gene encoding transcription elongation factor GreA — protein MDKIPLTRAGHTALNDELKILKSEERPAIIRAIAEAREHGDLSENAEYHSAREKQSFIEGRIKELEGVLSLAEVIDPANLKGAVKFSATVTIVDEDTDEEKTYQIVGEPEADIENGKLNIKSPLARGLIGKEEGDSVEVRTPGGEKAYEILKIEWI, from the coding sequence ATGGATAAGATACCGCTGACGCGCGCGGGCCACACTGCGCTGAACGATGAATTGAAAATCCTCAAGTCCGAGGAACGTCCGGCGATCATTCGTGCAATTGCCGAAGCCCGTGAGCATGGCGATCTGTCTGAAAACGCCGAATACCATTCTGCCCGTGAAAAGCAGAGCTTCATCGAAGGCCGCATCAAAGAGCTTGAAGGCGTTTTGTCCTTGGCCGAGGTGATCGACCCGGCAAACCTGAAAGGCGCCGTGAAGTTCTCGGCAACCGTCACCATCGTTGACGAAGATACGGATGAAGAGAAGACCTATCAGATCGTCGGTGAGCCGGAGGCAGATATTGAGAACGGTAAGCTCAACATCAAATCGCCGCTGGCGCGTGGGCTGATCGGTAAAGAAGAAGGCGACAGCGTCGAAGTGCGCACGCCCGGCGGTGAAAAGGCTTACGAGATCCTGAAGATCGAATGGATCTGA
- a CDS encoding efflux RND transporter periplasmic adaptor subunit, with protein MRFLGRSLIGLFLLAATLGLLAMAAGMVNSAFKARAERDNAEPTARERVFSANVITIQAQTLTPVLTAYGELAARRALDVRALTGGTITEIAPNFETGGAVREGDQLLRIDPTDFEFARELAETDVTQAEAELRDARAALELAGDDLTNATRQADLREAALTRQRDLVQRGVGTEAAVETAALAASAAQQAVLAKRQSAITAQARVSTADAALRRSKIQLDEAQRRLEETQISAEISGILTDVTVLRGGVVTANEKIGRIIDPTALEVRFRVSAAQYARLLGSDGTLTNTDVTIQLDATGVNLTTTGRIDRESADVGEGQTGRQIFATLEPAPGMRPGDFVTVIVAEPPLEGTVLLPASALSAQNEVLVLGPEDRLTSAKVELLRRQGNDVIIRATALEGREVVSERTPALGAGIRIRAVRDGEGIAPEPKAEMVTLDADRVALLRTFVESNKRMPEEARNRILAQLDTGSLPAETLARLEQRMGN; from the coding sequence ATGCGTTTTCTGGGCCGTAGCCTGATCGGGCTGTTCCTTCTGGCCGCAACTCTTGGGTTGCTGGCCATGGCGGCGGGCATGGTGAACTCGGCGTTCAAAGCCCGCGCAGAACGCGACAATGCTGAACCCACGGCCCGCGAACGGGTGTTTTCTGCCAATGTCATCACCATCCAAGCGCAAACCCTGACGCCAGTGCTCACGGCCTATGGCGAACTTGCTGCGCGCCGCGCGCTTGACGTGCGGGCCTTAACAGGTGGCACCATTACCGAGATTGCACCGAACTTCGAAACCGGCGGTGCAGTGCGCGAAGGCGATCAACTCCTGCGCATCGACCCAACAGATTTTGAGTTTGCAAGGGAACTGGCCGAAACAGATGTCACACAGGCAGAAGCGGAATTGCGCGACGCCCGCGCGGCTTTGGAACTGGCTGGCGATGATCTGACCAATGCAACCCGGCAGGCCGATTTGCGCGAAGCAGCCCTGACACGGCAACGCGACCTTGTGCAGCGCGGCGTTGGCACCGAAGCGGCTGTGGAAACCGCTGCCCTTGCTGCGTCGGCCGCGCAGCAGGCTGTGTTGGCAAAACGGCAATCCGCCATCACCGCCCAAGCCCGCGTCTCGACCGCAGACGCGGCATTACGGCGGAGCAAAATCCAGTTGGACGAGGCCCAGCGCCGCCTTGAGGAAACACAGATTTCTGCCGAAATCAGCGGGATTCTAACCGACGTGACTGTTCTTCGCGGTGGCGTCGTCACCGCCAATGAAAAAATTGGACGGATCATTGACCCGACGGCGCTCGAGGTGCGGTTTCGCGTCTCTGCCGCGCAATATGCCCGACTTCTGGGATCTGACGGCACGCTGACCAACACCGATGTCACCATCCAACTTGACGCTACCGGCGTGAACCTGACCACGACCGGGCGCATCGACCGCGAAAGCGCCGATGTGGGAGAAGGTCAGACCGGGCGCCAGATCTTTGCCACGCTCGAACCGGCCCCGGGCATGCGCCCCGGTGATTTCGTCACCGTGATCGTGGCAGAGCCGCCGTTGGAAGGCACTGTTCTGTTACCCGCCTCGGCGCTGAGCGCGCAAAACGAAGTCCTGGTGCTTGGCCCCGAAGACCGCCTGACCAGCGCCAAGGTCGAACTGTTGCGCCGCCAGGGCAACGACGTGATCATACGCGCGACGGCACTTGAAGGGCGCGAGGTGGTATCCGAACGCACCCCGGCCCTTGGCGCTGGCATTCGCATCCGCGCGGTGCGCGACGGCGAGGGCATCGCCCCCGAACCAAAAGCCGAGATGGTCACACTTGACGCCGACCGCGTCGCGCTTTTGCGTACATTCGTGGAAAGCAACAAACGCATGCCTGAGGAAGCCCGCAATCGCATCCTTGCTCAGTTGGACACCGGATCCTTGCCAGCCGAAACGCTCGCGCGGCTGGAACAGCGGATGGGGAACTAG
- a CDS encoding efflux RND transporter permease subunit yields the protein MGRGLYLLSYFTRHATVANLLLVVLIALGLFAYPRMRAQFFPDVVIESVSVQTSWQGAGAEDVDEAIVRIMEPALLAVDGVESVSSRSFEGSASITLEFEPGWDVARAADDVQTAVDELSDLPEDADTPQVRRGAWRDSVTDVVISGPVGIEQLGRFADEMIIRLFEQGVTRTGIRGFVAPRTIIEVTSLSLIEHDVTMAQIAEAIAGEVAADPAGDVASGAARVRTGIAKRSADQIEAIVLRSNPDGSKLTIGTVAQVKVEGVDRDRSYFVGNDAAIALNVSRSAQGDAIRMQEIVEEVRAELLTTLPEGVKISLVRTRSDLITARINMLMENGLQGLTLVLLLLFLFLNARTALWVAAGIPVAMTTAIFLMYMSGLTLNMISLFALIITLGIVVDDAIVVGEHADFRARRLGEGPVEAAENAAKRMFPPVFSATLTTVIAFFGLTAIGGRFGDMIADIPFTVIVVLAASLIECFLILPHHMAHALTHTAKEHWYDWPSRQVNKGFRIFRDKAFRPLMGLVIKARYPVIALTLLILASQASIFIRGDLTFRFFNAPERSSVTGNFAMVSGASKDDTLDMMRLVQEAVEQTAAVFEEKHGRNPVVHALAQIGGNAGRGLSGVDSKDNDLLGSVSVELIDADLRPYSAFAFVGALQDAVENHPLLEVLSFRGNRYGPGGDSLDVELYGATSEQLKAASETFRTRLSAFPEVSALEDSLSYDKEELILDLTAQGQALGFTIDGLGRVLRNRLNGIEAASYPDGTRSAEIRVQLPETELTSDFLERTQLRTESGAYVNLADLVSVRARTGFASVQRENGIRLVNVTGDIDENDAARAEEIQRTIGTEILPELAEEFGIAFQLGGLAEQQQEFLADAKTGLILVLLGIFLTLAWIFSSWTRPLVVMAIIPFGLVGAIFGHVQWDVPLSMFSVVGLIGMTGIIINDSIVLVTTIDEYARERGLVPAIIDGAADRLRPVMLTTMTTVLGLGPLLYESSRQAQFLKPTVITLTYGLGFGMILVLLVVPSLVAMQADMSRMVHALKRVWLGRRRDSLKPTIWLVGGATLAMIATFGLSVSFWGLTVQAISRFIMISAGIAVLGYLAGAASMRGRSP from the coding sequence ATGGGACGTGGTCTGTACCTTCTGTCCTATTTTACGCGCCATGCCACGGTCGCGAACCTTCTGTTGGTGGTCCTGATCGCGCTTGGCTTGTTTGCCTATCCCCGGATGCGGGCACAGTTCTTCCCTGATGTGGTGATCGAAAGTGTTTCGGTCCAGACCTCTTGGCAAGGGGCCGGGGCGGAAGACGTTGACGAAGCAATCGTTCGGATCATGGAACCCGCGCTGCTGGCGGTCGACGGTGTGGAAAGCGTCAGTTCGCGATCCTTCGAAGGCAGCGCCAGCATCACGCTGGAGTTCGAACCGGGCTGGGATGTTGCCCGCGCAGCCGACGACGTTCAGACAGCAGTTGACGAGCTTTCAGATCTACCGGAAGACGCAGACACCCCGCAGGTTCGGCGTGGCGCGTGGCGCGACAGCGTAACCGATGTTGTGATCTCTGGTCCGGTCGGGATCGAGCAACTTGGGCGGTTCGCCGACGAGATGATCATTCGGCTGTTCGAACAGGGCGTGACGCGCACGGGCATTCGCGGTTTTGTCGCCCCCCGAACGATCATCGAGGTCACATCGCTCTCCCTGATCGAGCATGACGTAACGATGGCCCAGATTGCCGAAGCGATCGCCGGTGAGGTTGCCGCCGACCCGGCGGGCGACGTGGCCTCGGGCGCTGCGCGCGTACGCACAGGCATTGCCAAACGCAGCGCTGACCAGATCGAGGCGATTGTTCTGAGGTCAAACCCTGATGGCTCAAAACTGACCATCGGCACGGTCGCGCAAGTGAAAGTCGAAGGCGTGGACCGCGACAGGTCTTACTTCGTGGGCAACGATGCAGCGATTGCGCTGAACGTATCGCGATCGGCCCAAGGCGACGCGATCCGCATGCAGGAAATCGTCGAAGAGGTGCGCGCCGAACTTCTGACAACACTGCCTGAGGGCGTTAAAATCTCGCTTGTACGCACGCGCTCTGACCTGATCACCGCCCGAATTAACATGCTGATGGAGAACGGTCTACAAGGGCTGACACTCGTGCTGCTGTTGCTATTTTTGTTCCTGAATGCCCGCACCGCGCTTTGGGTGGCGGCTGGCATTCCGGTCGCCATGACGACCGCGATATTTCTGATGTATATGTCGGGGCTGACGCTCAACATGATCTCGCTATTCGCTTTGATCATCACGCTGGGGATTGTCGTCGATGACGCAATCGTCGTTGGCGAACATGCGGATTTTCGAGCACGCCGCCTGGGCGAAGGCCCGGTTGAGGCCGCTGAAAACGCCGCGAAACGGATGTTTCCCCCGGTTTTCTCGGCCACCCTGACAACCGTGATCGCGTTTTTCGGCCTGACCGCGATCGGGGGGCGGTTTGGCGACATGATTGCCGACATTCCTTTTACAGTGATTGTCGTTTTGGCGGCGTCGCTGATCGAATGCTTCCTGATCCTGCCTCACCACATGGCCCATGCGTTGACCCACACCGCAAAGGAACATTGGTACGACTGGCCATCACGACAAGTGAACAAAGGGTTTCGGATCTTCCGCGACAAAGCTTTCCGCCCTTTGATGGGCTTGGTCATCAAAGCCCGCTATCCGGTCATCGCATTGACCCTTCTGATCCTCGCCAGCCAGGCGTCCATCTTTATCCGGGGCGACTTGACGTTCCGGTTTTTCAACGCACCCGAACGGTCGTCTGTCACAGGCAATTTCGCCATGGTGTCGGGCGCAAGCAAAGACGACACGCTTGATATGATGAGGCTGGTGCAAGAGGCCGTGGAACAAACAGCCGCCGTTTTTGAAGAAAAGCACGGTCGCAATCCGGTGGTTCATGCCTTGGCCCAGATTGGTGGCAACGCCGGGCGGGGCTTGTCCGGCGTGGACAGCAAAGACAACGACCTGCTTGGTTCAGTTTCAGTCGAATTGATAGATGCCGACCTACGACCCTACAGCGCGTTTGCATTCGTCGGTGCGTTGCAGGATGCCGTCGAAAACCATCCGCTGCTTGAGGTGCTGTCGTTCCGCGGCAACCGCTATGGTCCGGGCGGCGACAGTCTGGATGTCGAGCTTTATGGCGCAACGTCCGAGCAGCTGAAGGCGGCGTCGGAAACCTTCAGAACACGTCTGTCGGCCTTTCCAGAAGTCTCGGCACTGGAAGACAGCCTGTCTTATGACAAAGAAGAGCTCATCCTTGATCTTACGGCACAAGGTCAAGCGCTTGGCTTCACAATTGACGGGCTGGGTCGCGTGCTGCGCAACCGCCTGAACGGAATTGAAGCCGCGAGCTATCCCGATGGCACGCGGTCGGCAGAAATCCGTGTTCAACTTCCAGAAACAGAGCTGACATCAGACTTTTTGGAACGTACGCAATTGCGCACCGAAAGTGGTGCATATGTGAACCTCGCTGACCTTGTGTCTGTTCGCGCGCGCACCGGGTTTGCAAGTGTTCAGCGCGAAAATGGCATCCGCTTGGTGAATGTCACCGGCGACATCGACGAAAACGATGCCGCGCGCGCCGAGGAAATCCAGCGCACCATTGGAACCGAGATCCTGCCAGAACTGGCCGAGGAATTTGGCATCGCCTTCCAACTGGGCGGGCTCGCGGAACAACAGCAGGAGTTTCTGGCCGACGCAAAGACCGGATTGATCCTTGTGCTGCTCGGTATCTTCCTGACGTTGGCTTGGATATTCTCAAGCTGGACTCGCCCGCTTGTCGTTATGGCAATCATTCCGTTCGGGTTGGTGGGCGCCATTTTTGGGCACGTCCAGTGGGATGTGCCGCTGTCTATGTTTTCGGTTGTTGGGTTGATCGGAATGACAGGGATCATCATCAACGATTCAATCGTGCTGGTCACCACCATCGACGAATACGCACGCGAGCGCGGATTGGTGCCGGCCATCATCGACGGGGCCGCAGACCGGCTGCGGCCGGTGATGCTGACCACGATGACGACGGTTCTTGGGCTTGGCCCATTGCTTTATGAATCGTCCCGGCAAGCGCAGTTCTTGAAACCCACCGTCATCACACTGACCTATGGGTTGGGCTTTGGCATGATCCTTGTCTTGCTTGTTGTGCCCTCGCTGGTGGCAATGCAGGCTGACATGAGCCGCATGGTCCACGCCCTAAAACGGGTTTGGTTGGGGCGTCGCCGCGACAGTTTGAAGCCGACAATCTGGTTGGTGGGTGGTGCCACATTGGCAATGATCGCCACCTTTGGACTCAGCGTCAGCTTTTGGGGTCTGACGGTGCAAGCGATCTCGCGGTTCATAATGATCAGCGCGGGGATTGCGGTCTTGGGATACCTGGCCGGGGCGGCGTCAATGCGCGGGCGCAGCCCCTAA